A window of Planctomycetaceae bacterium contains these coding sequences:
- a CDS encoding HNH endonuclease, giving the protein MSSSVLQRPTLVLNRSWQPVAVSTVARALVKVWNESARIVDPADYQQYDWEDWSRLKPEDGDDVIQTQWLQLKVPEVITLTRYDRLPVKIVAFSRRNVFKRDGFTCQYCGCRPGSEELTIDHVIPRSRGGISSWTNCVLACIECNSRKGNRTPEQANMPLRKTPTRPLWNPLYAPHGARIQSWSKFVSEAYWNVELDE; this is encoded by the coding sequence ATGTCCAGCAGTGTTCTGCAGAGACCCACTTTGGTGCTCAATCGAAGCTGGCAGCCGGTTGCCGTATCAACCGTTGCCCGAGCCCTGGTGAAGGTCTGGAACGAGTCGGCACGGATCGTCGACCCAGCCGACTACCAGCAGTACGACTGGGAAGACTGGTCTCGATTGAAACCAGAAGATGGTGACGATGTCATTCAGACTCAGTGGCTTCAGCTAAAGGTACCGGAGGTGATTACCCTGACACGCTATGACCGCCTTCCTGTCAAGATTGTGGCCTTCAGTCGCAGGAATGTGTTCAAGCGGGACGGGTTCACGTGCCAGTACTGTGGCTGCCGCCCAGGTAGCGAAGAACTAACCATTGACCACGTGATCCCTCGATCCCGGGGCGGTATATCGTCATGGACCAACTGCGTACTCGCCTGTATCGAGTGCAATTCCCGGAAGGGAAATCGCACACCAGAACAGGCAAATATGCCATTGAGGAAAACTCCAACCCGTCCGCTCTGGAATCCCCTTTACGCTCCGCATGGTGCGAGAATCCAAAGCTGGTCGAAATTCGTCAGCGAAGCCTACTGGAACGTGGAACTCGACGAGTAA